A window of Phycisphaerae bacterium genomic DNA:
GCGACCGCTTGCTCAACCCATGACTTCAGCTTGTTGAGCAGTTTGTCCGTGCCCGCGTATTGTAGTATCGCCTTGATGTCCACAAAATCCAATGCCGCGAGATGGTAGAAATGGAGGATATGGGAATGGAGGTGGTTTGCTCCCAGAATGAGATTCTGAAGCAACCGGCCGTTGTGCGTCGGTTTGAGCTTGTAGGCCATTTCTTGAGCTCGGATCGACGCAATGCCATGCGAGATCGGACAGACGCCGCAGGTCCGCTGCATGATCTGCTGGGCATCGAGAGGGTCGCGGCCTTCGATGATCTTCTCAAGGCCGCGGAACATCTCCCCTTCACATTTGGCCTCCTTCACGCGAAAGCCCTTCTTGCCTCCGACTTCTACCTCTTCCGTTTCGGCATGAACGGCAAGGTGTCCTTCAATGCGGGTCAAGGGGTTGATGGTGAGTTCGTTGCTCATGAGTTCGCTCCGAAGGTTTCGCCGTTGGGCAAAACATGCTCCTAGTGGCACTGTTGCGGCGCTGAGAGAGACTACCTCGAACCCCCGTCTGGTCCGGCAGCTCCAAGCAGGCCATCCCGACGCTCGGACCGGAGTGTTGCGGGATGAGAGATGCTGAGCGCTCAATCAGGCCTTTTTCTCATCGTCGGAGAGAAAAGCTGACTTGAGTGATCGCTTCGATCTAGAGGGAAAATGGTCAATAGGCCAGGACGAGACTGACCGTAACTAGATTGCCGGTTTGGTTATGGGACCCGAGTCAGTGCTCGTATGCCACTGCGACCGTGGTGTCTATCCGCCGGACGAAACAGATGATGGACTCTTCACCTGGCGGTGGCGATCATCCCGGCCAGCCGACCAGAACTCGGCAGGCCTCATCCTGGAGCTTGGTGAAGGGGGCGACATCGTCATCGTCACCCGCTTGGGAGGGTATTCTGTTGAAGATGATCGAGAAGGCCAGCCATTTGCCTCGGCGGGTCCTGACGTATCCGCTGAGCGAGGATACGCCGCCGATGTAGCCAGTCTTTCCGAAGACATGACCCTTCAGGTCGACCATTCTCTCCTTGAGTGATCCGTCAATCCCTGCCGCAGTCAGACTGCTTCGGTAGACCTGAGCGTCCGGGCGTATATGCATGACTTTCAGCAGGTCGGTGAGCATGCGGGCCGTTACCCGGTTCTGCGGGCTTAGGCCCGAGCCGTCCATGGGGGCCAGCGCCTGATCGTCGATCCTGTTCCTGGCCAGGAATGCACGCAGGGCATGGCCTCCGTCCTCCCAAGATCCCGGCACGAAGCGGCCCGATTGCCGCTGGAACGTCTGCCCACTCAACTTACAGAGACACTCGGCGAACAGATTCTGGCTGTTCTTGTTGATGCGCGACAGGATGTCGGGGAGTGGGGTCTCATGCACGGCGATGACTTTCTCGGAGGGCGGCACCGGTGCGCCTCCAAGCGGCCTCTCTGCCCGCCGAATCTCGCCCAGAATGGCGATGCCCTTGATCCGGAGTTGGCACCTGAGTGCATCCGCGAAAAACGCCCCGGGCTCCTCGACCGGTTTGCTCTTGAGCGCCGTCTTCTTGGTGCAGATTCCTCCCAGCCTGTACACGTTGCCGCCGGGTGATTTGACGATCTCCGGTTCGCCCTTGGCACCAGTCATGCACTCGTTGATGATGCGGATGTCCTGTACCGGCGGCATCACTTCATAACGAACCGGTTTGCCTTCTTCAGTCGGAAAGACGGTGATGTCGACGGAGTTGTCACCGAAGTTGAGCCCGCTGGTCGGTGCGGCATACCAGTGAAGAAGCCAGTCCTTCCGCCACGTGGGATGGACGCGAGGCTGTCGTTCGAAGGCGGAGTCATCGTAGACCAGGTCGCCTCGGATCTGACGTACCCCGCGTTGCTGCAGAATGCTGGCCCACGCTTCGAGTAGAGTCACCGGCGTGCCCCCCCCGGCAGCAGCAAGGCGGGCATCGCCGGTGGCCGGATCACCCGTGCCGATCAGCCACAGGTCGTCACCGTCGAGGGCCAGATAGGTCTTCACCCGATGGTTCGCTCCGAAGAGGTCCAGGCCGACTGCGGTGGTCAGTAGCTTGAAGTTGCTGGCCGGCGTACAGGCCTCGTCGGCATCTCGGGCATATAGCTCCCTGCCTCCGGGTAACTCGACGACACGGGCGCGAACGACGGCTCCTGTGGATGAAAGCCGACCGAGGACCGCGTCCAGTCTGGACGCCAGTTTCGCATCCTGGCCGACGTCTGGTGCCACACAGCCGGCGAGGCACCACGCGAGGCCGGCGGCAACGAGCATGTGCTGACGGCGTGGGAACACGAAGGCTCTCCTACATTCGAACGAGTGACGATATGCCCATCAACGCATGCTACCACCCCCCGGGCTCGCGTCCATCCCTCCAAGAAGCACACGTGCCGGCATCGGGACCGTTTCTGAAAGAACGCTTGGTTTTCAGGAATTCCCAGTTGATTCTCGTGAGGGCCTCAGGTACCATCTACAGATTAGGTGTACTATGTCGATTGCGGATGTTGCCAGATCGGCCGGGGTGTCCCAGGCGACCGTGTCGCGGGTCATCAACCACGTCCCCGGGGTATCCGCCAAGAACATCCACCTTGTTCAGCAGGCGATGGAGCATCTGGGGTATACACCCCCTCCGCCCGAGCGGCGCCCGGGCCGGCGTTCGCCTCCTCGGAACAGGATTGGCCTGCTGGGCGCGATTGTCCTGGACGGGCTGTATCTCCACACTCCCGGCGTCCTGGCCGCCCATCTTCGCGGCATGGAGCGGGAAGCGGCCGATCACGATTGTGCGTTGGCGTTTGCCGACATCTCCGACGCGACTCGCCTTCCTACGATTCTCGAAGGCCGCCAGTTGGTGGGAGGGATCTTGCTGGGGTCGCACGCCCGCTCCGGCGTGTTGGCCGCCATTCAGCACATGCCCTGGGTCTGGCTCAGTTCACACTCCGGTCCGAGTGGTGACTCGGTCCTGGCGGGCAATTTGGAGATCGCCGAGATGGCAACCCGGTATCTCGTCGATCGGGGACATCGGCACCTTGCGTTTCTCTCCGTGATGAGCAGTTACCCTGCCTACCCCGCCCGCGCTGAGGCATTCCGTACGGCGGCTTTGCGTGCCGGAGCCACGGCCGACGTGCTGATCGACCAGCCCCAGATCGACGGCGGTGCGGACACGAATCTGACCTTGCCGATACTCCGGGAGCGAGTGGCCGGTCTCGTCACTCGGTTTGTCAGTCTCGCTCCGCGGCCAACGGGTTTGTTTGTGCCCAACGACATGATGACGGCCATGGTCTACCCGGGGCTGATGATGTGTGGACTTCAGCCGGGCGAAGACGTTGAGATCATCTCATGCAATAACGAGGAAGCCTACCTGGTCGGGCTGCATCCCCGTCCTGCGACCATCGACATCGGCGCGGAGCTCATGGGACGGCGGAGCGTGGAGCAGCTCATTCGCAGGATCCGCCATCCAGGCGAGACGCGGCAGGTGCACATCGCGGTTTCGCCGGTCCTGATCGAGCCGGACCGGCACTGAGCCGCAGGTTAGCGTCTTCTCTCGGCGAAGCGCGGTCGAAGCCCGGATCCAGAGTCAATCAGGGTTGAGGGGCGGTCGAGGTCGGCAGCTCTGGCGGCAGCAGGATCTTGATCGCTTTCTGGGCGGTCAGCGTTCGCCCGGTGAGCAAATCGAAGAATGCCGTGTGGGCGATCAGCTCGGCATGGACGGGGGGTTTGCCCGACGGCCAGGGGCACCTGATGCTGAAGTGGTGGGTCATCAATCGGCCGTACCACATCTTCCGCGTGGTGGGCACGTCGAAGCGGTACTCTCCTACGACGTTCTGATCGGCCGGGCTGAGAGGATCGAGAAGGACCACCTGGATCGAGCCGGCGGCCTTGATCACGTGCCCGTCTTCATCATAGGGTTGGACGTAGAGTACGATGCCGTCGTCACCTGGCTTGTTGTCGGTGTCGTAACCTCCCGACATGCTCGCGAAGTCGATCTTGACCGGGGCGACGAGTTGCTCCATGGCTGCCTTGCGATCCAGGCCGCGGAGACGGGCGATCTGGGCCTGCAACGTCCGCAGCCCTTCCTGCTCAGAGGCGAGCTGGTACTCAAGCTGTCGGATCCGCTCCTGGGACAGTTGAAGCTGGCGTTGCGTGGCCTGGTACTTGTCGGCTGTCACCCCACCGCATCCGGCCGCGGCCAGCGCAAAGACCGTACCCACGAGGACATGGAGGTGTCCCGCGGCGAGCGTGCCCTTGGCCAGCGTTCTCAGGTTCACTCGTCGGATTCCTTGGGTTTGGGTGGCGCTTCCGGCGCCCGCTCCAGGATCGTGTCGGCCAGCCCGTAGTCGATTGCCTCCTGGGCCTCGAGCCATTTGTTGCGGTCGCAGTCCCGCTCGATCTGCTCAATGGGCTTGCCGCAGTGGAGGGCGATGATCTCATACAGCCGTCTGCGCAGCCGGATGATCTCGGCCGCCTCGATGGACAGATCCGTGGCTGGCCCTTCGAGCACCCCGCCGATCAGAGGTTGGTGCAGCAGGAGTCGAGCGTTGGGCAGAACGAATCGCTTGCCCTTGCGGCCTCCGCACATGAGCACCGCACCCATGCTGGCGGCCATGCCCACGCAGAAGGTATGCACTTCGCATCGGAGGAACTGCATCGTGTCGTAGATGGCCAACCCGGCCGACACCGATCCTCCCGGCGAGTTGATGTAGAAGTTGATCGGGGATTTGCTGTCCTCGTTGGAGAGGAACAGCATCTGAGCGACGATGGTATTCGCTACTGCATCGTCGATCCCGCCGCCGAGGAACACAATCCTATCCTTCAGCAACCGGGAGTAGATGTCGTAGGCCCGCTCGCCGCGACCGGTCTTCTCGATGACCATCGGAATGAGGTGCTGTGCGATCATATGGGAGTCCTATGTGAGGCTACTTCTTCTTCTTTGCATCTTTGCCGGGCTCGGCGAGGATCTCGTCGACAAGCCCGTAAGCCAGAGCTTCCTGGGCACTCATGTACCGGTCTCGCTCGATTTCGCGCTCGACCTTGGTCGGGTCCTGGCCGGTGTGCTTGGCGATCAGGTCGTTGAGCATCTTCTTGTCTTTGAGGATTTCCTCGGCCTGGATCCTGATGTCCTCGGCCTGCCCAGTAATGCCGCTATACGGCTGGTGGAGCATCACTTTGGCGTGCGGCAGGGCATAGCGCTGCCCCTTGGTCCCGGCGGAGAGTATGATCGCGGCTCCGCTGGCCGCCTGCCCGATGCAGTAAGTGGCCACGTCGCAGCCGAGGAACTGCATCGTGTCGTAGATCGCCAGGGTCTGATCGACCAGGCCGCCCGGCGAGTTGATGTACAGGTTGATCGGCTGGTCGCGTTTGATGGATTGCAGATACAGCATCCTCATGATCACGATGCTTGCCGATCGTTCGTTGATGGGGCCGGCCAGGAAGATGATGCGGTTCTCCAGAAGAAGGTCCTCGATGGACATCTCCCGGGTCCGCTGGTAGGGCGGGGGTTGCTGGTTGAGGGTACGCAGTAGGTCGTGCGGGTGATTCATGGGTATCCTTCTCTCTGTCGCCGCCTCAGTCGGCCATGCGTGAAAAGCGTTCTGGCGCCGCCGTTTGCTCAGGGTCCCGGGCCACCGGCTCAAGTCGCGTCCGAAGCCTGCACGTCGCCGGCCTCAGGCTTCTCTTCGGCCACTTTCGCCTTCTCAATCAGTTGCTCCACGATCTTGTGGTCGCGGATCCGGACGTACAGGTTGGTGATCGCACCTTCACGGGCCAGTTGGTCCCGCACCCGGTCGAACCGTTGGTTCTGACGCTGGGCGATCGCGGCGATCTGGGCGTTGATCTCGCCCTCAGACACCTCGACCTCGCATTGTTCGGCGACCTTCTCCATGATGAACGCCAGTTTGAGCTCGCGGACCACATCTTCGCGGACCTTGGTCTTCATCTCATCAAGCTGTTTCTGGACCTCGTCCTGCGGCACGCCCTGCGAGTAAAGTTCTAACATGCGGCGCATTACCACCTGGTTGACTTGTCGCTCGGACAGGCCCCCTGGCAAGTCAAAGGAGGTTTGGTCAAGTAGGTACTGGTAGACCTGAGCGCCCATGTCGTTGCGGACCATCTCACCCACCCGGCTCTCCATGTCCTTCCGGACGTACTCACGAATCTCGCTCTCGGTCTCAAAGCCGAGGCGCTGGACAACGTCTTCCATCGATGGAACGGAAAGACGCTGGATCTGCCGAACCTTGAACTCGAAGTCCGCCTGCTTGCCCCGATACTCGGCCTTGACGTAGCTGTCGGGAATCTGCCCGGAAATGGACCGGACATCGTCCGCCTTGGCCCCGGCCAGGGCCTCGCCCAGCTTCTCCAGCACAACACCGTCAACCATCTGGGCCCGAGCGGCCATGCGAACCTCGGCCTGCTCCTTGAGCACGGCACCCTCGCAGGTCATCTTCAGGTCGGCCACGACGACGTCATCTGCCTGGACCGGCCCTTCGACGGTGTCATACGCGCCGCACATCTTCCGCAGGCGGTCGACCTCCGTGCTGACATCGTCGTCCTTGATGTCGAATGACCGCTTGGTGACTGGAATGCCGCCGAGCTCCGGCAGCTCGAACTCGGGCCGGACCTCGACCTCGCACGAAAAAGTCAGCGGTCCGTCGTCCGGAATGCTGATCAGCTCGATGGCTTTCTGGGGTTCGACCAGGGTCGGCGTCTGGGCACCCTTCTCGGTCGCCCAGACCAACGGATCGCCCAGCACCTTGATGTCGCTCTTTTCCGTGGCGGCCATGTAGCCGTTGAGCACCAGCTGCTGTACGAGGGTCTCCTTCACCTCGCCGCCGAAGCGCTTCTCAAGCAGTCGTCGGGGAGCGCGGCCTTTACGAAAACCGGGAACCAGGGCTTCGCGTCTCAGTTCGCCGTACTGCTCGTCGGACTGTTCGTCGATGGTGGCACGAGGGATCGTAACGGTCAGCTTCTTGCGGAGCGTGCCGGCGTCCTCCACCTGGACCTCGATGACTTCCTTGAGCTGGTCCTTCAGATCCAGCTTGGATTCGCCTTCGGATTCCTCCCCGGCGAGCGCCTCCTCGCCGTCCTGCGGCGCGAGGTTCTCATCCTCCAGATGCTCGCTCATGGCTTGACTCTGGGCATCTTCTTCGGCCATCGGGCACACTCCTGATTAAGGCTTGACTCAAGTACCTGGGGGCTGTCCGGATCGGCCATGGCGGGTAACAAAAAAGGTCAACCGCTCTTGCCCTGCCGACCGCACCCAACAGACTCGGGCGTTGGCGACCGGTCAAGGCAAACCGGCTGACCTCCAAAGACACACCTGCGATCGCAGCCAACGCCTGGCTCACGGTACACGCGGGTCCGCGGCCGATATCCTGCGATCACGTTTCAACATGTCAAGTCGTGCGGTGCGCCCGGATCCCCCTTCGCCCGTCCATGCGTCGTAGCTCAGCGCGCTTGTGCCTATCGCACAGAACAAGGCCTTTCCGCCTCGCACCGCCAGCGTTAGGC
This region includes:
- the dacB gene encoding D-alanyl-D-alanine carboxypeptidase/D-alanyl-D-alanine-endopeptidase, whose translation is MFPRRQHMLVAAGLAWCLAGCVAPDVGQDAKLASRLDAVLGRLSSTGAVVRARVVELPGGRELYARDADEACTPASNFKLLTTAVGLDLFGANHRVKTYLALDGDDLWLIGTGDPATGDARLAAAGGGTPVTLLEAWASILQQRGVRQIRGDLVYDDSAFERQPRVHPTWRKDWLLHWYAAPTSGLNFGDNSVDITVFPTEEGKPVRYEVMPPVQDIRIINECMTGAKGEPEIVKSPGGNVYRLGGICTKKTALKSKPVEEPGAFFADALRCQLRIKGIAILGEIRRAERPLGGAPVPPSEKVIAVHETPLPDILSRINKNSQNLFAECLCKLSGQTFQRQSGRFVPGSWEDGGHALRAFLARNRIDDQALAPMDGSGLSPQNRVTARMLTDLLKVMHIRPDAQVYRSSLTAAGIDGSLKERMVDLKGHVFGKTGYIGGVSSLSGYVRTRRGKWLAFSIIFNRIPSQAGDDDDVAPFTKLQDEACRVLVGWPG
- a CDS encoding LacI family DNA-binding transcriptional regulator, producing the protein MSIADVARSAGVSQATVSRVINHVPGVSAKNIHLVQQAMEHLGYTPPPPERRPGRRSPPRNRIGLLGAIVLDGLYLHTPGVLAAHLRGMEREAADHDCALAFADISDATRLPTILEGRQLVGGILLGSHARSGVLAAIQHMPWVWLSSHSGPSGDSVLAGNLEIAEMATRYLVDRGHRHLAFLSVMSSYPAYPARAEAFRTAALRAGATADVLIDQPQIDGGADTNLTLPILRERVAGLVTRFVSLAPRPTGLFVPNDMMTAMVYPGLMMCGLQPGEDVEIISCNNEEAYLVGLHPRPATIDIGAELMGRRSVEQLIRRIRHPGETRQVHIAVSPVLIEPDRH
- a CDS encoding ATP-dependent Clp protease proteolytic subunit, which produces MIAQHLIPMVIEKTGRGERAYDIYSRLLKDRIVFLGGGIDDAVANTIVAQMLFLSNEDSKSPINFYINSPGGSVSAGLAIYDTMQFLRCEVHTFCVGMAASMGAVLMCGGRKGKRFVLPNARLLLHQPLIGGVLEGPATDLSIEAAEIIRLRRRLYEIIALHCGKPIEQIERDCDRNKWLEAQEAIDYGLADTILERAPEAPPKPKESDE
- a CDS encoding ATP-dependent Clp protease proteolytic subunit; protein product: MNHPHDLLRTLNQQPPPYQRTREMSIEDLLLENRIIFLAGPINERSASIVIMRMLYLQSIKRDQPINLYINSPGGLVDQTLAIYDTMQFLGCDVATYCIGQAASGAAIILSAGTKGQRYALPHAKVMLHQPYSGITGQAEDIRIQAEEILKDKKMLNDLIAKHTGQDPTKVEREIERDRYMSAQEALAYGLVDEILAEPGKDAKKKK
- the tig gene encoding trigger factor, with amino-acid sequence MAEEDAQSQAMSEHLEDENLAPQDGEEALAGEESEGESKLDLKDQLKEVIEVQVEDAGTLRKKLTVTIPRATIDEQSDEQYGELRREALVPGFRKGRAPRRLLEKRFGGEVKETLVQQLVLNGYMAATEKSDIKVLGDPLVWATEKGAQTPTLVEPQKAIELISIPDDGPLTFSCEVEVRPEFELPELGGIPVTKRSFDIKDDDVSTEVDRLRKMCGAYDTVEGPVQADDVVVADLKMTCEGAVLKEQAEVRMAARAQMVDGVVLEKLGEALAGAKADDVRSISGQIPDSYVKAEYRGKQADFEFKVRQIQRLSVPSMEDVVQRLGFETESEIREYVRKDMESRVGEMVRNDMGAQVYQYLLDQTSFDLPGGLSERQVNQVVMRRMLELYSQGVPQDEVQKQLDEMKTKVREDVVRELKLAFIMEKVAEQCEVEVSEGEINAQIAAIAQRQNQRFDRVRDQLAREGAITNLYVRIRDHKIVEQLIEKAKVAEEKPEAGDVQASDAT